A stretch of the Oxyura jamaicensis isolate SHBP4307 breed ruddy duck chromosome 4, BPBGC_Ojam_1.0, whole genome shotgun sequence genome encodes the following:
- the LOC118165769 gene encoding interleukin-8-like has protein sequence MYLCLQSKSCSSVSSPMRVWRQPSLFSVHHKKAQREVMDTKIAISLLILAFMGNFPEMMLAAELRCHCIRNVRRLMLPKHLANVEIIPKGPHCKAVEIIATLKNSQQICLDPQAKWVKMIINRILHSSAKKQHR, from the exons ATGTATTTGTGCCTGCAAAGCAAATCCTGCAGCAGTGTCAGCAGTCCCATGAGGGTCTGGAGACAGCcgagtttgttttcagttcaccACAAGAAGGCACAGAGAGAAGTCATGGATACCAAGATTGCCATCTCCCTCCTGATTCTTGCTTTTATGGGCAACTTTCCTG AGATGATGCTGGCAGCGGAGCTGAGGTGTCACTGTATCCGGAATGTCAGACGATTAATGCTGCCTAAGCACCTGGCCAACGTGGAAATCATTCCCAAGGGTCCCCACTGCAAGGCTGTGGAAATCAT AGCAACGCTGAAGAACAGCCAGCAAATCTGTTTAGATCCCCAGGCAAAATGGGTGAAGATGATAATTAACAGGATTCTACACAG CTCAGCCAAGAAACAGCATCGGTAA